From one Phycodurus eques isolate BA_2022a chromosome 6, UOR_Pequ_1.1, whole genome shotgun sequence genomic stretch:
- the dzank1 gene encoding double zinc ribbon and ankyrin repeat-containing protein 1 isoform X2, with amino-acid sequence MTAGAVAPPRIIPIKLPASKNRVDTGTRVCIQSGSKVTGSARSESAPRRAPPASGSARSRSENAAAPRHRSAACEADARFRRCVQCSSLRRRDDSTSLCIVCGVSVPPVPRRGTPPIDGGQLVCCVMCDAEIPVNTHVCSTCRAPVRQKLRPRLQGDVLCACCGRGNPSDLSNCLTCETCLHTTALEGNSAPCARVSPNRKLSCSKCGRLNRIDARHCDWCGTKCEQAVTRVSCVICGAGGSPRAVVCAVCGHFLDAAPASCRDATTPTYQASPPTAEHCTQTSRPRFVSAAKFRQREQQKSRREDGRPPHTAVGPGRGYWRTQLDHVCAHLRSFAQNNAPFRTLLGEPRLGRMISAVLREGAREVTLTLGFKDVGKEAKQEVASEAVDKMAATTKTRRGSGSIASVMVRDVQLLQELAPGPTRGRVGVVQQLLDQGADPGCCDSDGRSATVMAAVNGHHAVLPLLLQRGADVDRPSGQMKNTALHEAAALGPQGLRCARVLISCNAATGLRNKDGLTAYDVAAASGCAAMMSLLNGSASLEGVGLPPD; translated from the exons GGTCAAAGGTGACGGGCAGCGCCCGGTCCGAATCGGCTCCTCGCCGGGCGCCGCCCGCGAGCGGTTCCGCCCGCTCTCGTTCGGAG AACGCAGCCGCGCCGAGGCACCGGAGCGCCgcgtgtgaggcagacgctcgctTCCGAAG gtgtgtgcaGTGCTCGTCTTTGCGCCGTCGTGACGACTCGACGAgtttgtgtattgtgtgtggcGTTTCGGTGCCCCCTGTGCCACGACGCGGGACGCCCCCTATTGACGGGGGACAG CTGGTGTGTTGTGTGATGTGCGACGCTGAAATTCCAGTCAACACTCACGTTTGTTCCACATGCCGCGCCCCCGTCAGGCAGAAGCTCCGCCCCCGACTGCAG GGTGacgttttgtgtgcgtgttgtggACGAGGAAACCCAAGTGACCTGTCAAACTGTTTGACGTGTGAGACCTGCCTACACACG ACAGCATTAGAGGGGAACAGCGCCCCCTGTGCGCGCGTCTCACCCAACAGGAAGTTGTCCTGCTCCAAATGTGGACGTCTGAACCGCATCGACGCTCGCCACTGCGACTGGTGTGGCACAaag TGCGAACAGGCCGTGACACGCGTGTCGTGCGTGATCTGCGGCGCCGGCGGCTCTCCCCGGGCCGTCGTCTGCGCCGTGTGCGGCCACTTCCTGGACGCTGCGCCCGCTTCCTGTCGTGACGCCACAACACCAACTTACCAG GCCAGCCCGCCCACCGCCGAGCACTGCACGCAGACATCGAGACCGCGTTTCGTGTCAGCCGCAAAGTTCCGCCAGCGGGAGCAGCAGAAGTCGCGACGCGAAGACGGACGACCGCCGCACACCGCCGTCGGCCCGGGACGAG GTTACTGGCGGACGCAGCTGGATCACGTGTGCGCTCACCTGAGGAGTTTTGCCCAGAACAACGCTCCCTTCAGGACTCTCCTGGGAGAGCCTCGCCTCGGCCGG ATGATCTCGGCTGTGCTTCGAGAAGGCGCTCGCGAGGTCACGCTGACACTCGGCTTCAAGGACGTCGGAAAGGAAGcgaaacaggaa GTTGCTTCTGAAGCTGTCGACAAGATGGCGGCCACGACGAAGACACGCCGAG gaagtggaagcATCGCAAGCGTGATG GTGAGGGACGTCCAGCTGCTCCAGGAATTGGCTCCGGGTCCCACTCGCGGTCGCGTGGGCGTCGTCCAGCAGCTCCTGGATCAG GGGGCGGACCCGGGCTGCTGCGATAGCGACGGCCGCTCCGCCACCGTGATGGCCGCCGTCAACGGGCACCACGCAGTCTTGCCGCTTCTGCTGCAGCGTGGCGCCGATGTCGACCGCCCGTCTGGCCA GATGAAGAACACGGCGCTGCACGAGGCCGCCGCACTAGGACCTCAAGGTCTACGCTGTGCACGTGTTCTCATCAG CTGCAACGCCGCCACGGGGCTGCGTAACAAAGATGGCCTTACGGCGTACGACGTGGCTGCCGCGAGCGGGTGCGCCGCCATGATGTCCCTGCTGAATGGCTCCGCCTCTTTGGAAGGGGTGGGGCTTCCACCTGACTAA
- the dzank1 gene encoding double zinc ribbon and ankyrin repeat-containing protein 1 isoform X1 has protein sequence MTAGAVAPPRIIPIKLPASKNRVDTGTRVCIQSGSKVTGSARSESAPRRAPPASGSARSRSENAAAPRHRSAACEADARFRRCVQCSSLRRRDDSTSLCIVCGVSVPPVPRRGTPPIDGGQLVCCVMCDAEIPVNTHVCSTCRAPVRQKLRPRLQGDVLCACCGRGNPSDLSNCLTCETCLHTTALEGNSAPCARVSPNRKLSCSKCGRLNRIDARHCDWCGTKCEQAVTRVSCVICGAGGSPRAVVCAVCGHFLDAAPASCRDATTPTYQASPPTAEHCTQTSRPRFVSAAKFRQREQQKSRREDGRPPHTAVGPGRGYWRTQLDHVCAHLRSFAQNNAPFRTLLGEPRLGRMISAVLREGAREVTLTLGFKDVGKEAKQEVRQEVASEAVDKMAATTKTRRGSGSIASVMVRDVQLLQELAPGPTRGRVGVVQQLLDQGADPGCCDSDGRSATVMAAVNGHHAVLPLLLQRGADVDRPSGQMKNTALHEAAALGPQGLRCARVLISCNAATGLRNKDGLTAYDVAAASGCAAMMSLLNGSASLEGVGLPPD, from the exons GGTCAAAGGTGACGGGCAGCGCCCGGTCCGAATCGGCTCCTCGCCGGGCGCCGCCCGCGAGCGGTTCCGCCCGCTCTCGTTCGGAG AACGCAGCCGCGCCGAGGCACCGGAGCGCCgcgtgtgaggcagacgctcgctTCCGAAG gtgtgtgcaGTGCTCGTCTTTGCGCCGTCGTGACGACTCGACGAgtttgtgtattgtgtgtggcGTTTCGGTGCCCCCTGTGCCACGACGCGGGACGCCCCCTATTGACGGGGGACAG CTGGTGTGTTGTGTGATGTGCGACGCTGAAATTCCAGTCAACACTCACGTTTGTTCCACATGCCGCGCCCCCGTCAGGCAGAAGCTCCGCCCCCGACTGCAG GGTGacgttttgtgtgcgtgttgtggACGAGGAAACCCAAGTGACCTGTCAAACTGTTTGACGTGTGAGACCTGCCTACACACG ACAGCATTAGAGGGGAACAGCGCCCCCTGTGCGCGCGTCTCACCCAACAGGAAGTTGTCCTGCTCCAAATGTGGACGTCTGAACCGCATCGACGCTCGCCACTGCGACTGGTGTGGCACAaag TGCGAACAGGCCGTGACACGCGTGTCGTGCGTGATCTGCGGCGCCGGCGGCTCTCCCCGGGCCGTCGTCTGCGCCGTGTGCGGCCACTTCCTGGACGCTGCGCCCGCTTCCTGTCGTGACGCCACAACACCAACTTACCAG GCCAGCCCGCCCACCGCCGAGCACTGCACGCAGACATCGAGACCGCGTTTCGTGTCAGCCGCAAAGTTCCGCCAGCGGGAGCAGCAGAAGTCGCGACGCGAAGACGGACGACCGCCGCACACCGCCGTCGGCCCGGGACGAG GTTACTGGCGGACGCAGCTGGATCACGTGTGCGCTCACCTGAGGAGTTTTGCCCAGAACAACGCTCCCTTCAGGACTCTCCTGGGAGAGCCTCGCCTCGGCCGG ATGATCTCGGCTGTGCTTCGAGAAGGCGCTCGCGAGGTCACGCTGACACTCGGCTTCAAGGACGTCGGAAAGGAAGcgaaacaggaagtcagacaggAA GTTGCTTCTGAAGCTGTCGACAAGATGGCGGCCACGACGAAGACACGCCGAG gaagtggaagcATCGCAAGCGTGATG GTGAGGGACGTCCAGCTGCTCCAGGAATTGGCTCCGGGTCCCACTCGCGGTCGCGTGGGCGTCGTCCAGCAGCTCCTGGATCAG GGGGCGGACCCGGGCTGCTGCGATAGCGACGGCCGCTCCGCCACCGTGATGGCCGCCGTCAACGGGCACCACGCAGTCTTGCCGCTTCTGCTGCAGCGTGGCGCCGATGTCGACCGCCCGTCTGGCCA GATGAAGAACACGGCGCTGCACGAGGCCGCCGCACTAGGACCTCAAGGTCTACGCTGTGCACGTGTTCTCATCAG CTGCAACGCCGCCACGGGGCTGCGTAACAAAGATGGCCTTACGGCGTACGACGTGGCTGCCGCGAGCGGGTGCGCCGCCATGATGTCCCTGCTGAATGGCTCCGCCTCTTTGGAAGGGGTGGGGCTTCCACCTGACTAA